The Lates calcarifer isolate ASB-BC8 linkage group LG24, TLL_Latcal_v3, whole genome shotgun sequence sequence GGAAATATTAAGGGTGTTTGGCTGAGCACATTATGTTCCTGGCCTGTCGGAGTCTGACAGCAGATttagtttgacaaaacaagtTCCCATCCCAGTGGGGTGGTGAAATTTGTTGGGATATTACAAAGATCCATGTAGATTGAAGAGACATCCCAGTGTTGTATTGCAATCAAATCCTTAAGTGTTGTGGGCTTGGGTTTGGTCCATGGACATAATTTCCATGTTAAACATTTATCAGTCCATGTATGTGATTGGTcgatgtttgtgtgtgtgtgtgtgtttgtgtaggctACAGAACGAGGACCCTCTGCCTGAAGGTTGGGAGATCCGGTACACGAGGGAAGGGGTTCGCTACTTTGTGGATCACAACACCCGAACCACCACGTTCAGTGACCCCCGCACTGGAAAGTCCTCTGTGTAAGATATATAGATAATTTCCTTGTTCATGTGTTTCACATTACCTAACATGTTACCTGAAGCCATGGcaggctgtgattggtcagtgggctcaggagctgctgctctgtgagcTTGTCCACAGTtttaagaaaacatatttaccAGGACCAGATGGATAATTTTGTGCTTTAAGTTAGCCAATGTACATATTGTTCAAGTAAGGTACAGAAAATACATGTTGATACAGAAAAGATGGTTCCCACTAGTATTTAATTTTAGGGTTATATTTCACACATGGATGTTTAGGGAATTTGATCCATTTTCTCAGTGAGTGATGAAACTTTGCCAAATGTTTCCTCCATGGAAACATACAGAGCATATTTCATATGCACCACATTTTTCCCATTATATGGTAAAGATTCAATTATTCACCCCTATAGAAAAAAGCTTTTTGTTCCATCGCATCTTTCAGCTTATACTTGATACGTCTTGACCTTTAAATCTTTTTGTTCTTCTCAGCACCAAAGGCCCACAGATCGCTTATGAGCGCAGCTTCAGATGGAAGCTTGCTCATTTTCGCTACTTGTGCCAGGTGAGTGTTCTCTTTTACTCCTACTCCATCATCTCTGTTTCTTGCTCCCAGTCAAACATTGTGATCTTATTCTTGCATTAATATTCTCTCCTCAGTCCAACGCTCTCCCCAGCCATGTGAAGATCACCGTCTCCAGACAGACGTTGTTTGAAGACTCTTTCCAGCAGGTAAGACAGTCCCTCCGTCACATTCCTCTTTAGTTTAGACTGAGTTTGCCTCTACTATATATTCAAAACATTCGTGTCATCTCTGTCCCCtgctgatgttgtgtgtgtctcttgtgtTGTGTAGATTATGGCCCTGAAGCCTTATGACTTGAGGAGGAGACTCTATGTCATcttcagaggagaggagggtcTCGACTATGGTGGCTTAGCCCGGTAATATAGACAATAAAAATTGTGACATTTTAGATGTTAATTGTGAAAAATATCTTTTTCATCTTACCCCCTGTTACCTCTGTCCCTTGCCCTTGTCTGTCTTTTCAGAGAGTGGTTCTTCTTGTTATCCCATGAAGTGTTGAACCCCATGTACTGTCTGTTTGAATACGCCGGCAAGAGCAACTACTGTCTGCAGATCAACCCAGCCTCAGCTATCAATCCAGACCACCTCTCCTACTTCTGCTTCATAGGCCGCTTCATTGCAATGGCTAgttcacacactgaccacacacatgcaaacagaacTACAGATTTTTATTGAACATTAATAAGTCACACAATGAAACaacagtttttcctctgttattgATTTCTGCAGGCACTTTTCCACGGCAAGTTCATCGACACAGgcttctctctgcctttctacAAACGCATGCTGAACAAGAAGCTCATCCTCAAAGATCTTGAGTCCATTGACCCGGAGTTTTACAACTCACTCATATGGATCAGGTAATTTGTGTCCGTATGATCAATTGACAGCAGCACCTCAGTGATCACGTTACTGTGGAGAAAGCCAGTTCATTCTTGTTGATTTGACTGTTAAATATCACAGCACTTCACTCTGAGTGGAGCCTTTGATTGAAGAGCCCATGTGTGCATCCTTAATTAGATTATCCATAGAgtttccctctccttctttGCTCGGTCCCTTGACCCCCACCTGGAGAACCATTGTGGTCGGGTGCTATCACACCAAACCTTTTGTGTGCATACCTTTGCTCTGATTTATTTAGGCAGATGTTAATCCACATAAAACGAGCTCAGCTTAATGTTTACATCCTTTGCTTCCACTGTATTAAGTCTGTGTGAACCTCCACAAATAAAACTCCACAATAAAACATCTTTaacaggagaaaaggaggaggaggaatctCTCTTCCTGTatagacaaagacagacatcaCAGCAATAGAAGAAAATGACAGGATTAATTGAAAAGACCATAACATCTAACACTGAGTAATGAGTTTAAAGCAAAGTGTGAGAGTGTTTGGAGTGAGGACTGTGGGTGGAGAAAACCTCCaccacagagatggaggagagggatgagagATGCTGGGAGGTCATGACTCACTGCAGATAAGACGTAATGAAGGAACAGTTAAAAACAGACGGAGGTGACAGACGGAGTCTCCAGCACAGACATATTAGTCATGTTAATCATTCTTTTTGCACCAATGAGCTGTTCACCCTTGATTACTCTGTGACAGCAACATGATCTCATGTCTCCTCAGGGACAACAACATTGAAGAGTGTGGTCTGGAGATGTACTTCTCGGTCGACATGGAGATCTTGGGGAAGATCACGTCTCATGACCTCAAACCTGACGGTGCCAACGTCCTGGTCACTGAGGAGAACAAGGAGGAGTATATCAGGTTAGtgtaacagcagtaacagtaacagtaacaacaGTTATTTTTGAAACTAACACAACATTTTTGCTGCCTGGTTTTCAGTCTCATGGCAGAGTGGAGGTTCTCCCGGGGGGTCGAAGGTCAGACCAAAGCTTTCCTGGATGGTTTCAATGAGGTGGTTCCACTGCAGTGGCTCCAGTACTTTGATgagaaggagctggaggtgagctgtactgtttattttaatcCAAATAAACTACCCCGCTCCACAGAGCTttaaccagtgtgtgtgtgtgtgtgtgtgtgtgtctgtgtgtgatgtagGTGATGCTGTGTGGCATGCAAGAGGTAGACCTGCAGGACTGGCAGAGGAACACTGTGTACCGTCATTACACCAGGAACAGTAAACAGATCATCTGGTTCTGGCAGGTACTgtcacagcaacacaaacacacactctgtttctTCTTTAACCTCTCATGTTTATTAAAGGAAGAGAATATTCCAGTACCATTTGggtttatctgtctgtttgtctcattGTTGTCTGCTGTCccttcctcctgcagctggtgAAAGAAGTGGACAACGAAGTGCGACTGCGGCTCATGCAGTTTGTCACTGGAACCTGCAGGCTTCCTCTGGGCGGCTTCGCTGAACTCATGGGTCAGTGACAGATGCACACAAAGAGTTAACACATTCACCACTTTATCATTCACACACCAAGAGCCACCGATACATGCTGTACACCAGAGGGTTAGCTGTGTAGATGTCTGGTGGTAATACCATGAATAAGATATTGAATAGTGTAATATCTCAACCTATAAAATCTGTCACCATTACAACTTGGATATaaacttgtgttgtttctgcttCCACTGTTACAACAGTGTTTGGTCATGTGACGAGGCTTGACTCTCTTGAATCGGTATCCGACGTGTTAGAGCAGACGTCCCTGAAGGAGTTCAGTAGTGCTGACtagtttaaataaaacacatttgtcgGATcataacatttgtgttttattgttgtttaaatgtggTTTATTATACAGCTATTTTAAACATATGTCTGGTCGTTGTTCTTTATGACTTGAATTATGGAATTTACGACCATATCTAAACTCTGGTGTACACAGTGCAGACTATCAGTATTGGCCAGCtacatgttgtttgttcttcGTCTGAGATTCAGCACATTTAATCTGAAGTAAAAATCCCCCTCAAATAAAAGATGAGCACTTTAATGTAATATccatcattttatttcaaattcaaTGTGCTGGAGCTCAGAGCCTAAAGAACAAACTGTTCAAATACTTTTGTTCTGGACACTGTATTTTATTACAGTCgtcttcattttcttctgccCTGCAGGAAGTAACGGGCCCCAGAAGTTCTGCATCGAGAAGGTGGGGAAGGACACGTGGCTTCCTCGGAGCCACACGTGGTGAGTGGAGCGCTCCTCCTTTGATTCAGGGGATTCATTCCTCTCTCACAGAGCTTTGCCCACATGCTATTCCTGTATATTACTAATAACATTTACACAAATTCAGCCTTAATTGTCAGTTATTCAAATCAAGTAAAGATGGCATCACACAGGGTACACACTGAGTAAGATACTGTGATGTGAGTGatgttttactgttgtattATCACCTCTGTCACAGTGAAAGGTGCATTTCTGTAGCCACAGTTACTGTAGGAAGCTGTTAAAAATAATAAGCAGTAAATGATTTTTGgtcctccctctgtgttttcagttttaaccGTCTGGACTTGCCTCCCTACAAAAGCTTTGAGCAGCTGAAAGAGAAGCTGCTCTTTGCCATCGAGGAAACTGAAGGATTCGGTCAAGAATAGAGGGATGAGTACTCTTGTCTTTCTCACCCTCCCCCATCGCTGTTTATTCAGTCAagtaaaacaaactaaaaaaattgCACAAGATAACCACCAATGTATATAAgctattttctcattttaaaccAAATCTTAATTTGCAGCATCGTTGTTGCTGCAGTCCTGATCCCCGGCCCTTATATATGATATGATACCCCATCATGAAATATGCAAGCATTTCAgcatctctgctcctctgtttaaaaacagaaaccatggatattttttttatttcctccccACGGCtttttaaaacagactgaaagtGTTTTTGAGAGGATTTTATAGTAGAAGCGTCTTCTACTTTTAAAGCTCTAGTTCTATAGagcttttaaaaagtgagaGTAGTGTCAGGGTCTGGTGCCTGAATCCCCCCACCCCTGTTGGACCCGTAGTAATTGTTATAATTTCTTGCGTGCTTGCATGGCTGCCTCTGAAGATGAGAAGACTGTCttccacctacacacacacacagagacaagttAGCATGGATCTGCTTTTTTAACCATCATCATCTAAAAGGAAAAGTGTTCAGGAAGCAGGTGAAGCGGATAGTAACTCTCTCACAGCTATTGGACTCAGATAAAGAAGCATCATCGGATCATCCTGATTGGATAAAGACATGATGGACTCTGGTCTGAAGATCCTGGACAAAAGCTACTATATCAAAAGGAATATGGGAATGAAAAGGAGACTGAATGAGtgaagtagtgtgtgtgtgtgtgtgtgtgtgtgtgtgtgtgtgtgtgtgtgtgtgtgtgtgtgtgtgtgtgtgtgtgtgtgtggtgtggtgtgtgtggtgtgtgtgggtgacgGTGGAGCCTGTGGTTAATAGTTGGGATGCTAAAGCCAGACACACTGGACACGTTCCAGGCCACCTACACTGCAGCCTGCTGCTTCATTCAACAGTCACAGCTTTCATattgtcacaaaaaaaaaaaaaaagacaaacagattgAGTGGCTCAGTTGTTCTTGTGTGCTCAGCTGattctctgctgcctctgtgagTTTTGATCTGTCTCCAGTGTGTGAAGCCACTGTGGTTTACAGAGCACCAGACTTAGTGAGGCTTAATGACAACATGCAAATCACATTTACTTCAAATACTCCGTTCCAGGTATCACACTAGATAAATACTCTGACAGAGGTTATCAAAGACAAGTGAAGGAATTTCATTGTTGGCCTCATTCATACATTCACATGAATGTACTCCTGTTGTCAGCTTCTTAGTTTATTACCAACCATTAATTAATCCCAGCTGAAGACAGTGCTGCCTAATTATCACGGCAGACAGTGTTTGATTTGGTCATACAGTAGGTTGGAGGCGCTGCACTAGATAAAGAATCATGAGATGCTGCATGCAGACAGGACAGAGTGAAATCTGTCCAGAGTTGGACAGGTTTCTGAGGGGCTGACTGGTCCACAAGACTGGGCCGTGAACCTGTACAGTATTGTTAGAAACAGTGCTGTCACATACAGTGTGTATCTGCTGTTAGGCTGTGAGCACAGCCTAGCTACACAAAATGACTAAATTGAAGCCACAGTGCTGAGCCCTCTGAGGTCAGACAGTTTGATTCATTCAGCTCATGTTCAGGatcattttcaggttttgtgtTGAGATGAGATCGCTTTAGTTTCATAAGATCTGTGTGTATAAATCAGTAAAAAAATCTAGACTTAATCACATACAAATAACAGATAGAGGACTCCACTAAAGAGACACTAACGTGCCACAGATCAGTGAGAGGGAAACTCCTCAGCAGCCTCAGGTCTGTTTGCAGACTGACACAGCAGCGAGTCTGATGATGCACTGCATCgctgtatgttgtgtgtttttgtttttgcaccttCTCCCTTTGTcctttgctgattttctttccTCGGATGCTTCAGGGGGACGTGccctttgtttttcagaatgTCACGTCTAACTCCATTGTTTCTAAATGACAACTCTGGTGCTTATTCTTTCAGTCAGTGGTCGAAatgcaggaaaataaaaacagctttggCAGTGGCAGGCCATGCTCCTTGTTTTCTccagcattgtttttttttttcagaccactgcaaacagcagcaaGCTGCTTTAGACTTTTTCTTGGAGGAGCTTGTGATCAGTCAAGTTATCAGTCGTGTATGTAACCTGTACGGAGCTGTCCCTGTGGAGGAGCTGCGAGGAGGGACGACCGTATGAAGacaaacatttactgtagcAAAAGGAGCCCACTCTTCACAGAAGTCACTGCATAACTCTGTGCTTCCTTTTGAACAGACACCTGTAATCGAAGAAAATCAACTGTGTATGTGAATATTCATTGTATAAAGATAATGAAAGTAAATAAAGTACTTAAATATTATAATTAATTACACAGAGCCGCCGCTCCATTGATGGAAATCTGTGATGCCTTTGTTCTTATCAGAAATCAGTGGGACGTTTCAGGTGGCCTCCATCGTAGCCAGTGGCGTAGATGAAACCTCACCTGGACAGGTGAGAGCGAAGCTGGTTCATGACCCTGTTTATCAGTTCAGTTTGTGACGTGTAACTGCCGACTGCGGTCGAGGCCGCCtgaaacacacccacactgtAACATATCGCGTGTAGATACACACTGTAAACACCAACTACACTGTACAGAATGCCCCTTTACTGGAGACGATGTGTATAGAAGATTCATTTTTAATCTGCTTCACCCATTTTAAATGAAGAGAGATGGATTTATGAGATACaaataaataagtgaataaACCCCCCTCCATGACCACggctgctttctttgtgttgcgCTCAGGACTCAGCTAAACACTTTTATTCTGCTTtgaaagaaaaactaaacactgCTCTGGGTTCATCAGCTGTGATTGATAAGCTCCTGCCTTTGGAAAGAGAAATATTGAGCATCTTCACAGCTGCTTTGAATTCAGTCAGTTTATGTGACTGTGATGCCAACAATACATGGTACACTTGATCCTTCGTTCGATTTCTGAAACAGAGTCCACTCTGGAGAATGTGTTGGAGACTGACCACACAAAACCACTCTGAGTTATAAACTGTCATTTATAGTCAAATAACTGCAGGAATGGATTTGTTAcatgtcaaaaaacaaacaggtgtttatttgaaaataaaaaacattgaaCGTCACAGTGAAAGCTTGAACTTTCATACTGACATTTAAACTGAACTGGAGGAAGCGGATCCTTGTGCTGCTGATGAAGTTGGTCTCATTTCTTGATTAAAGCAGAAAAActctaaaaatgtcatttacaaCAGGTAAAGACAGAGATCATGGACAGTcctatatttatatttatactgtgGCTTTAAATTAACTAAGAGCTGGACACTGGCCTGTTACATCAAAGGCATGAGTGATTTCTTTGTAAGGTCACTTACAGTTCTCCTGTATTAATAATTACAGAATCctacaaagaaaacattttgttagtAGTTAACAGTCTAAAAGTCCTGAGAGGTaaaaacacagcctcatcccaGCTTCTTCAGGAGGTCCACAGCTTCTTTATGGAcctgcacagaaacaaatgaGTATTCACATCAGCACTCAAAGTCTTCCTcatgtaaacacagtaaaaccacATCAGAGCTCGCACCTCTTTGTCCTCCAGTGTGCGGGCAGGGTACTCTTTAGCTTTGGTTAACCAGTGCAGTGCTTTCTGCTCGTCTTTCATCACCATGTACGTCTTCCCCAGCATCAGCAGGTTCTTACTGTAGAAGTCCGGATCAACTgggaaaaatgaacatttatgCACAGTCAGTGAAACTTCATTCACaagcacagagctgcagtcgACAGGAGATCAGCTGTTATTCAGAGACTGTCTCTGTGTGGGTTTATTAGTATGCAGCATTTTACCTTCTTCAGCTTTCAGGAAGAATTCCAAAGcctgaaaagagacagaaaacttCATCCACAGACGTGTTTGTGACTCACGAGGCCAAAACAAAAGCTGCTCTAACTTCAGCCACTgcagttacaaaaaaaaaaaaaaaaaaaaaaagtcctcacCTCCTCATATGTGGACACAGGTGGTGATGAGAAAATGACGGCCGCCACTTTACGTTGATACCACGGCAGCTCAGCAAAAGCAAAGCACCTAAGAGAAGACGAGAGGTGAAGATTTCTCTGGATAAAAGCCTTAAAGCGGCCGTGCACTGAGCTCACGTGACAACGTGTTCAAGTACtttcttcctcataaaacattttccaagccatttttaaaaagtaaaccTCTTGGTCTCAGCTTCACAGCTAAAGCTCTAAAACTCCTTGCTCTAATATTTGGCACAATACTGAGATCCTGGATGAAACATCTGCTGTTAGTGACATGGTTCAGTCTGAGACTGTTGCTCAGTGGGACAGTCCTTCATactgatccagactgaaatacctTGACAACTACAGACCTTTCTCACAGCAGACACTTTGTCATATCACTGCAGGGAACACTGACTCACTGAGAGAGTGTTCTGAGCCACTGCTAGGTTAAATTGGTTTCACCTGACGAGTCAGAATGTAGCtgtgaaaaacatctgtttaatGAATCAGACCGAAATGTGGTCCAGCTGTTTGTATcccccctcaggatgaactctTACCCTGAGCCGTGAGCACGGTTGAAAACACTTAAGCCCGGCACACGGTAAAAGATTTAGAAAATTTTAAGCGataatgtagaaaatgtaaGAGACCACACACGtgacaacaaataatgacagatttcacCGTCTtcacagattcaccaccaacaaccaaagtctggactctcaaaacTCCAAATCTTGCACGAGCAGGGatgttttctgttggtttttttggtttgtttgttgtgcttccgtcttcagtcagcttgctttCTGATCGGCTATTGTTCCACatgacaatccacagagagcGTGCTCTGCTTTCCTCTGGGTCgcccccacacaacaggatttctgatgGTAAAAATTGGGGCGGCTCTGATTGTCTTCAGAGCAGGATataatcactctgaacacacctcacctTTAGAACCATCACCTCAAAAAGTGACAACTGCACAACATATATTGTTGTGAAGAGTCTTCAGCACCAACAAACATTTTCCACTGCAAGCATCACTTCCTGAACCTCCACAGTGATGGAAGAAACACCTGAGTCAAATCTCAAACAGACTTGGTTTAAAGAGGAAAGAGGTCTCACCAGTATCCCAGGATGTGTAGGGAAGTAGCATCTTTGGGATTGAGCTCGACGGCTCTCTgggaagaaaaaacatgtttcacttCAGATGACAAGTTAAATGTGATGCCGTGATGAAACTGACCCAGATGTCCTCTCACCTCCAGATGGTCTCTGATGATGTATGAGTTTCCAATTTTCACCTTGACTCCCTCGTAATCCCCGATGTCACTGAGACACACGGCGTACCACTGTGTCAGGAGAGGAATGAAGCTCATAGTTTAAACTGCACTGACAAGCATCCTGCAGGGGAATGAACCTCTGTCTTACTTTATGTGCTGCAAAACACTTGTCATCTTTGTCCAGTCGCTCTCTTGGCGTATTCGAAGGCCTCGAACGTCAGCTGCTTCTTGCGCTCGGCCTCCATGTTGGGCAGGAGGGACAGGTCCCGGGACGCCCTGGCCAGCCTCCACAGGAACTCCGCTTCATCACTGGATGGACACACATTTCCAGTATGTGATATTACAGATGCAGTATGTATTAACTCTTTTACTTTGGTGCCCCCTGGTGGCAGAGCACAAAGCACTCTACTAGAAGTAAGAACAGAAATATCTAATAAACAATGCTGTGTCTCACCTGTCCTTGTACTGCAGCAACAGCTGGTAgagtttctctgtctctgcactgcTGTACAGGTAGTCTGCCTGCTCCAGGACCTCCTCTGCACAGGTACAAAGCACCGCAACAACACATTCAGTCAGAAAACTGTCACACAACACTTCACTATACTGGGctctatttaaaaaataaaaataaaagctctaCACGGTCAGGACAAGAGTCAGAGTGGACTAGACTTACTTTTCATTACTTTGATATACACTcactggccactttattaggtacacctgaTACAATCCAATATAACAGCTCTGCCATATATTCTCCCTTTATTGAGCTTAAAATGGCCACTTTTTATTAAAGCTTTGCGTTTAGTGTTAATTCAGCTATAATTACAGGTGGTGTACTAGGTTGCATTacattgaaaatgtgtttctagTATTCTTCCCCCCTCATGTTTgtaaatggggtggacaaaacattagaaacacttcTCAGTACAAAGTAGTTCATTTCCACACTGCTGCAACCTACAACCTCAAtgataaacagagacagagagattaaTGCCTCTCTGACACTGACAGCTCAAACCTGAACATCATTATCTTTGCAAAGGTGAAATTTATGGCTGAGCTCTTGGATTGCATTGCATTAGATGCCACTGAGTGTAAAATTCAAAGACTGAATCTTTCATCTGTTCTCTCTCAGGCTCAGACCAGTTCACAGCTCTTCCCAGGATGGAGTCACTTGTCCTCCCACCTTACCCTCCACCCCTCAGCCCCACAGAGGAGCTCCTCTCCTCGTGGACACAGTGAATTCATCactgtgacagtgttttggATTATGTTATTCTAAACCTCACCCCCTTGCAAAAAGCTGTATTTGAATTCTCCCATGAAGCTCAGTTTTCTACCTTTTCCCAGAGCGTGGATCACGGCTGAACTCTGCACCCAGTGATAAGCTCCATAGCCCAGgcaggagagagcaggaagCCCGAGGAGGAATGCAGCTCCTCCACCCTGCACAGGAGAGGAGGTGACAGGTGCAGGTTAGACTGAGTCCAGGCTGCTGTTTGACCAGTCTGAGCTGACCTGAGGTAACCTGACCTGAGGTAACCTGACAGAGGGTCACTGCACAGTTTGTTACACTTGGACTAAATGCACTGAAATCAGACTGAGCCTGTTCTGACTGAGCAGCTCACAGTTAAAGCTGCTGACCTTTCACCTACATCcgcacagcagcagctcaacGTATACATATGTAAGCAGGTAAACAGTTTCTATGGGTGAGAATAAAGCGCTTCATTATTTACGGTCAGAGCAGCGGCGGCCCTCCTAGAGGTGGTCCAGTAAAACCGGCTCGTTCCCCGGACTCCGCCGCCTTTAGCACCGGACGACACCGGCGGTAACGTCCTGCTCACGAACCGAATGAGCGCTCTCCCAGCCATCGAGTCCGAGGTCCAAACACTCAATCATCAGAGAGGCTCAGGGAGTCACAAACttacagcaaagacaaacaggaagtgttcaagagcacaaacagaaaacGTTTCAAAAGGACAATAACGCACAAACTaaacattatatttcattttatagtTTGCCTTAAAATTGTGACTCGTGTAGCTTATATTTTAgataatttttcttttgtcctgtttttacTGCTTAATGTTTGTATATTGTAGTATTTTAGCACAacctcacacatacatatttgtgtggttgtttttttaaattaacatttcctCCTTTAACTAGACTGAGGCTGTTCATAGAgccacattaaaaacaaactgccaaacagcagcagtttaaacttttcttttagCGAGCGGCtaatattgttttctttcttgaatGCACCCCGGAAATGTCTGCTCCCCCCAAATATAGCCGATGAGAAACAACCAGCCCTCGTGCGAGTTCCACCCTAACATTTACCAACTTACTGTGCAATACAGTGTCACTATAAAGTTTTATTCGTTTAATTTTAgcacaaatacagtacataacACGTATTTAGATGGGCTAACTTCACGAGTAACCTCAGAGAAAATAAGTCGTTAGCTTAGCGACTCAGCCTCCAGAAAGGAGGTGGGTTTGCGGGGCGGAGCCGCCGCTCTGCACCGCCCCGGGTCCTCAGCTGTTCTTGTCAGATAACGTTACATGTACCGTTTTACCGCAAGCGGACGGtaacacatttaatttcaaCAACTAAACAGGTAAATAAGTCTGAGTGAGCTGTGCGTTAATATGAAGAGATATTTCTGGAAGGGTGTTCGGTTGGTGGTATTAGTTTTGGTGCACAGGGCGGCGCCACACCCACCAAAATACCCGCaagtttaattaaaactgtCATAGTCCAGGTCTGTGCGTTTATTGgcatattattatttatacagATGTCTGTTGGACCTCAGTAGGAACTAAAAGTAATCTCTGTTAAAGGTAGCCCATattttgtgataaaaaaaaacgtGGTGGGCTAATGGTAGTACTGCAACCTGCTGCTCCTCCCAGAGAAGACGTTAATTACTGCAAATATTATAATGTATTTCCACTGTAACACCAGACAAGGCCTGCATTAAAAGTTTTACTTTAGTGAAAGTATTAGTAAAGGCtgcagtatttccctctgaaatgttgtgGAGTAGAAACGTAAAGCAGCAGAAATATTCACTCATTAAAATTCACAGCATCTATCATCCCAGTTCAGCAAGCTGCCATGGCCTCAGGTGGGCCCACAGCGCCAGGAGCCACACATATGGCCACTAAGGTGGAGCTGACCATCTCCTGTGACAACCTCATGGACATGGACATCTTCTCCAAGTCTGACCCTCTGTGTGCCCTGTACCTCAACACCTCAGGATCCCACTGGTATGAGGTCTGTATGAAGTCGTGGCTCAAGATTTCCAGGTTTTATCTTGATTAAAAAGACGTTCccctgatgtgttttttctttgtcaatcAGTATGGGCGCACAGAGATGATCCTGAACTGCCTGAATCCCAGGTTTGCC is a genomic window containing:
- the rmdn1 gene encoding LOW QUALITY PROTEIN: regulator of microtubule dynamics protein 1 (The sequence of the model RefSeq protein was modified relative to this genomic sequence to represent the inferred CDS: deleted 1 base in 1 codon), with protein sequence MAGRALIRFVSRTLPPVSSGAKGGGVRGTSRFYWTTSRRAAAALTGGGAAFLLGLPALSCLGYGAYHWVQSSAVIHALGKEEVLEQADYLYSSAETEKLYQLLLQYKDSDEAEFLWRLARASRDLSLLPNMEAERKKQLTFEAFEYAKRALDKDDKCFAAHKWYAVCLSDIGDYEGVKVKIGNSYIIRDHLERAVELNPKDATSLHILGYWCFAFAELPWYQRKVAAVIFSSPPVSTYEEALEFFLKAEEVDPDFYSKNLLMLGKTYMVMKDEQKALHWLTKAKEYPARTLEDKEVHKEAVDLLKKLG